A segment of the Candidatus Neomarinimicrobiota bacterium genome:
ACTCCCTTCCTTTTCTGACCCCTGTTCCTTTTTCCTCTGGTGTGCCGGTGTATTGATTTGACCACTCACGGGAACAACCCCATCGAGACGTCTTTCTGGTTGACCTTTTTCAAACGGGAGTACCTTTTCTATTCTTCTTCCCATCGTGGCAAATCCTGTGGCGATAACGGTCACGTGAATCTCGTCCTTTAGAGTAGGATCGATGACCGCTCCAAAGATGATATTGGCATCCGGTCCAGCCTCTTCAAAGATGATTGATGTGGCGTCGTCTACCTCAATTAACGTGAGGCTGTCTCCTCCAGTGATATTGACAAGCACACCCTGAGCCCCGGATATGTTCACGTCGTCCAGCAGGGGACTTGAAATCGCCTGTTGGGCGGCGAGTACCGCTCCTTCCTCCCCAGTGGCCACACCGGTTCCCATGATTGCGTCCCCCATGTCTCGCATGATTGTGTCCACATCAGCGAAGTCCAGGTTAATGAGACCATGAACACTGATCAGATCAGAGATACCCCTGGTCGCGTGGAAGAGTATTGAGTCTGCGAGTCGGAAAGCTTCAATGATTGTGGTAGTCTTGTCAACAATGGTGAGCAGCTTCTGATTTGGAATGACGATAAGGGTATCGCAATTCTTCTGAAGATCTTCGACTCCGGATTCCGCACGCGACATCCGTTTAGGACCTTCAAAATGAAACGGTTTCGTTACAACACCCACTGTGAGAGCTCCAAATTCCCGGGCGATTTGAGCCGCAATGGGTGAAGCTCCCGTACCCGTACCCCCTACCATTCCTGCCGTCACGAACACCATGTCTGCTCCCTCAATGATCGAGGCAACGGCTTCCTTCTCCATCTCCATGGCTTCCCGCCCTACGTCAGTTTTGGCCCCGGCTCCCAAACCTTTTGTGAGATTTTTTCCAATTTGAATCTTTGTCTCCGACCTGTTGCTTTCCAGGTCCTGTGCATCCGTGTTGATGGCAATGAATTCCACACCGTCCAGGCCAGAGGAAATCATGCGATTCACAGCATTTCCTCCTGCCCCACCCACACCAATGACCTTGATCCTGGCTTTCTGATCGGCGAGCGAATCGAATTCGAACAACATATCTAAGCCCCTTTCCAGTTTCTCCCGTGAAGTGCCTGAACTACCCGGGCACCGGAGAACCCCATTCCAGCGGTCCCTCCTGAAATTCTATATACACCTTGTCTTCCGGTGAGTTCAGTCTAAAACATTTCACTGAACCACCTCTTAACGCGTTTTGCCACTTGATTCAGCATAGGCTCGTGGTCTACACCTAGATTGAACTCCCCGGCAAGTGTTGTTCCGTATTGGATCAGGCCGATTGCGGCGGAGTAGACAGGACTGGACGCCACATCAACGACACCGCTGAGACCCTTGGGAATTCCAATCTTTACAGATCCACCGAAAGCTTCCTCGGCCAGACTTGTGATATTCTTGAGCAAAGCACCGCCTCCCGTAAGGACAACACCGAAGGT
Coding sequences within it:
- the ftsZ gene encoding cell division protein FtsZ — translated: MFEFDSLADQKARIKVIGVGGAGGNAVNRMISSGLDGVEFIAINTDAQDLESNRSETKIQIGKNLTKGLGAGAKTDVGREAMEMEKEAVASIIEGADMVFVTAGMVGGTGTGASPIAAQIAREFGALTVGVVTKPFHFEGPKRMSRAESGVEDLQKNCDTLIVIPNQKLLTIVDKTTTIIEAFRLADSILFHATRGISDLISVHGLINLDFADVDTIMRDMGDAIMGTGVATGEEGAVLAAQQAISSPLLDDVNISGAQGVLVNITGGDSLTLIEVDDATSIIFEEAGPDANIIFGAVIDPTLKDEIHVTVIATGFATMGRRIEKVLPFEKGQPERRLDGVVPVSGQINTPAHQRKKEQGSEKEGSSSQKPPIIGESDNLEIPAFLRQRHS